A window of the Streptomyces luomodiensis genome harbors these coding sequences:
- a CDS encoding DedA family protein has protein sequence MHIEEWLETVPAVSVYLLVGLVIGLESLGIPLPGEIVLVSATLLAASQDHINPYILGASAIAGAVIGDSIGYLIGRKGGQPLLDWLGRKFPKHFSAEHVATAERSFRKWGMWAVFIGRFIALLRIFAGPLAGVLRMPYWKFLIANVSGGIVWAGGTTAVIYSVGKVAEDWLKRFSWLGLVLALLFGLGSMLVMKWRSKKTKPVAAAATGSETAEPEPVPAGD, from the coding sequence TTGCATATCGAGGAATGGCTCGAGACCGTACCCGCGGTCAGCGTGTATCTGCTCGTGGGTCTCGTGATCGGTCTGGAGAGTCTGGGAATCCCGCTTCCCGGTGAGATCGTCCTCGTCAGCGCGACGCTGCTGGCGGCCTCCCAGGACCACATCAACCCCTACATCCTGGGGGCCAGCGCCATCGCGGGCGCGGTGATCGGCGACTCCATCGGCTATCTCATCGGCCGCAAGGGCGGACAGCCGCTGCTCGACTGGCTGGGCCGCAAATTCCCCAAGCACTTCAGCGCCGAGCATGTGGCGACCGCCGAGCGCTCCTTCCGGAAGTGGGGCATGTGGGCGGTCTTCATCGGCCGTTTCATCGCCCTGCTGCGCATCTTCGCGGGGCCCCTGGCGGGCGTGCTGCGCATGCCGTACTGGAAGTTCCTCATCGCCAATGTGTCCGGCGGCATCGTCTGGGCCGGCGGCACCACCGCGGTCATCTACTCCGTGGGCAAGGTCGCGGAGGACTGGCTCAAGCGCTTCTCCTGGCTCGGGCTCGTGCTGGCCCTGCTCTTCGGCCTCGGCTCGATGCTCGTCATGAAGTGGCGCTCCAAGAAGACCAAGCCCGTCGCGGCCGCGGCGA
- a CDS encoding DUF4442 domain-containing protein has protein sequence MSETLPSVGEMLAATVPMVRTLNLEFVEATPERAVLRLPDQPDFHNHVGGPHAGAMFTLAESASGAIVLSAFGDQLGRAVPLAVRAEIGYKKLAKGPVTATATLGRPAAEVVAELDAGERPEFPVNVAITREDGAVTGEMSIVWTLRPQS, from the coding sequence ATGTCAGAGACCCTGCCCTCCGTCGGTGAGATGCTCGCCGCCACGGTGCCCATGGTGCGCACCCTGAACCTGGAGTTCGTCGAGGCCACACCGGAGCGCGCGGTGCTGCGCCTGCCGGACCAGCCCGACTTCCACAACCACGTCGGCGGCCCCCACGCGGGCGCGATGTTCACCCTGGCGGAGTCCGCGAGCGGGGCCATCGTGCTGTCCGCGTTCGGCGATCAGCTCGGCCGTGCCGTACCGCTGGCCGTGCGCGCCGAGATCGGCTACAAGAAGCTCGCCAAGGGGCCCGTCACCGCCACCGCCACCCTCGGCCGGCCCGCCGCCGAGGTGGTCGCGGAGCTGGACGCGGGGGAGCGTCCCGAATTCCCGGTGAACGTCGCGATCACGCGCGAGGACGGCGCGGTGACCGGCGAGATGTCCATCGTGTGGACCCTGCGCCCCCAGTCCTGA
- a CDS encoding MFS transporter, which produces MTTPPAPRLRPGRPAWAGRNYTLLTTAAVVTGLGNAGALIAAAFAVLEAGGDGGDVGLVAAARTLPLVVFLLIGGALADRLPRHRVMVAANSLNCVSQAAFAVLVLSGEARLWQMAVLSALGGTGQAFFAPAAEGMLLSSVDGEQAARAFALFRMGMNGAQIGGAALGGALIAVVGPGWVLAVDAAAFAIAGSLRALLDVGAVPRREPGGGMLQDLREGWREFTGRPWLWSIVVQFSVVNAVVGAAEAVFGPLVAEDHLGGARPWGFALAAFGVGTLLGGLLMMRWRPRRLLLAGSLCVLPLALPSAALAVPVPVPALVAVMFLVGVSMEVFGVSWMTALRQEIPEDKLSRVSAYDWFGSVAMLPLATALAGPAEQAFGRSASLWGCAALVLALTLAVLTVPDVRGLRRRETTTPVTGTTPVTEGGPIAETTPGTEGGPVAATDAGPEPVSPR; this is translated from the coding sequence GTGACGACTCCCCCGGCCCCGCGCCTCCGACCGGGCCGCCCCGCATGGGCCGGCCGCAACTACACACTGCTGACCACCGCCGCCGTGGTGACGGGTCTCGGAAACGCCGGGGCCCTCATCGCGGCGGCGTTCGCCGTACTTGAGGCCGGCGGGGACGGTGGCGACGTCGGGCTGGTGGCGGCGGCGCGTACGCTTCCGCTGGTCGTCTTCCTGCTGATCGGCGGCGCGTTGGCGGACCGGCTGCCCCGGCACCGGGTGATGGTCGCCGCCAACAGCCTCAACTGTGTCTCGCAGGCCGCCTTCGCCGTGCTCGTCCTGTCCGGTGAGGCACGGCTGTGGCAGATGGCCGTGCTCTCCGCGCTGGGCGGCACCGGGCAGGCGTTCTTCGCCCCCGCCGCCGAGGGCATGCTGCTCTCCAGCGTCGACGGCGAACAGGCCGCCCGCGCCTTCGCGCTGTTCCGGATGGGCATGAACGGTGCGCAGATCGGCGGCGCCGCGCTCGGCGGCGCCCTGATCGCGGTGGTCGGCCCCGGCTGGGTGCTGGCGGTCGACGCCGCCGCGTTCGCGATCGCGGGCTCCTTGCGCGCCCTGCTCGACGTCGGCGCCGTGCCCCGGCGGGAACCCGGCGGCGGAATGCTCCAGGATCTGCGCGAAGGATGGCGCGAATTCACCGGCCGGCCCTGGCTGTGGTCGATCGTCGTCCAGTTCTCCGTCGTCAACGCGGTGGTGGGGGCGGCCGAGGCGGTGTTCGGGCCGCTGGTCGCCGAGGACCATCTGGGCGGGGCACGCCCCTGGGGGTTCGCGCTCGCGGCGTTCGGCGTGGGCACCCTCCTGGGCGGACTGCTGATGATGCGCTGGCGGCCGCGCCGGCTGCTGCTCGCGGGCTCCCTGTGCGTCCTGCCGCTCGCCCTGCCGTCGGCCGCACTCGCCGTCCCGGTGCCGGTTCCGGCGCTGGTCGCGGTGATGTTCCTGGTCGGGGTGTCGATGGAGGTGTTCGGGGTGTCCTGGATGACCGCGCTGCGCCAGGAGATCCCCGAGGACAAGCTGTCGCGGGTCTCGGCGTACGACTGGTTCGGCTCCGTCGCCATGCTGCCGCTCGCCACGGCGCTCGCGGGCCCGGCCGAGCAGGCGTTCGGCCGGTCGGCCTCGCTGTGGGGCTGTGCGGCGCTGGTTCTGGCGCTGACGCTGGCGGTGCTGACCGTCCCGGACGTACGGGGGCTGCGGCGGCGCGAGACCACCACCCCCGTCACCGGGACCACCCCCGTCACCGAGGGCGGGCCCATCGCCGAGACCACTCCCGGCACCGAGGGCGGGCCCGTCGCCGCCACGGACGCCGGTCCGGAGCCGGTCAGCCCACGCTGA
- a CDS encoding spermidine synthase, giving the protein MNEPIPVTRAVDGGTAKLMPDLDRPRAWLLTVDGAPQSYVDLDDPAHLEFEYARRMAHVLDAAAEPGAPLDALHLGGGALTLPRYLAATRPGSRQVVIEADRGLLALVAEHLPLPAGTDVTVRPQDARTALEAAPEGSADVIVADVFGGSRVPAHLTSVEYARAAARALRPGGRYTANLADGAPFTFLRSQLATYRTAFAHLALIAEPSMLRGRRFGNAVLVASQSELPVAALARRAAADAFPARVEYGAALERFTGAAAPVRDEDATPSPEPPSGTFSVG; this is encoded by the coding sequence GTGAACGAGCCGATACCCGTGACCCGGGCCGTGGACGGCGGAACCGCCAAGCTGATGCCGGACCTGGACCGTCCGCGGGCGTGGCTGCTCACGGTGGACGGCGCCCCGCAGTCGTACGTCGACCTGGACGACCCGGCCCATCTCGAATTCGAGTACGCGCGACGGATGGCCCATGTCCTGGACGCGGCCGCCGAGCCCGGCGCCCCGCTCGACGCGCTGCATCTGGGCGGCGGGGCGCTGACGCTGCCCCGCTACCTGGCCGCCACCCGCCCCGGCTCCCGCCAGGTGGTGATCGAGGCCGACCGGGGGCTGCTGGCGCTGGTCGCCGAGCACCTCCCGCTGCCGGCCGGGACGGACGTCACCGTGCGGCCACAGGACGCCAGGACCGCCCTGGAGGCCGCGCCCGAGGGGTCCGCCGATGTCATCGTGGCCGATGTCTTCGGCGGTTCGCGGGTGCCCGCGCATCTGACCTCCGTCGAGTACGCCCGCGCCGCGGCCCGCGCGCTGCGGCCGGGCGGGCGGTACACCGCGAACCTGGCCGACGGGGCGCCGTTCACCTTCCTCCGCTCCCAGCTGGCCACCTACCGCACGGCGTTCGCGCACCTCGCCCTGATCGCGGAGCCGTCCATGCTGCGCGGCCGCCGGTTCGGCAACGCCGTACTGGTGGCCTCCCAGTCCGAACTGCCGGTGGCCGCGCTGGCCCGCCGCGCCGCGGCCGACGCCTTCCCGGCCAGGGTCGAGTACGGGGCGGCGCTGGAGCGCTTCACGGGCGCGGCGGCGCCGGTACGGGACGAGGACGCCACGCCGTCGCCCGAGCCCCCGAGCGGGACGTTCAGCGTGGGCTGA
- the tuf gene encoding elongation factor Tu: MSKQTYVRTKPHLNIGTMGHVDHGKTTLTAAITKVLSERGTGGYVPFERIDRAPEEAARGITINLAHVEYETDTRHYAHVDMPGHADFIKNMMTGAAQLDGAILVVSALDGVMPQTAEHVLLARQVGVDHIVVALNKADAGDPELTDLVELEVRELLTAHGYPGDTTPVVRVSGLRALAGDPRWTGAIEALLDAVDIYVPTPVRSTDAPFLLPVENVLTITGRGTVVTGAIERGTVRTGDRIEVPGTEVATVVTGVETFGKPMEVAEAGDNVALLLRGVARDAVRRGHVVAAPGSVVPRRRFTARVYVLSAAEGGRRTPVSTGYRPQFHLRTADVVGAVDIGDAADAVVARPGDTVTMTVELGRAVPLEPGLGFAIREGGRTVGAGTVVTVLPDQP, encoded by the coding sequence ATGTCCAAGCAGACGTATGTGCGCACCAAACCGCATCTGAACATCGGCACCATGGGCCATGTCGACCACGGCAAGACCACGCTGACCGCCGCCATCACCAAGGTGCTGAGTGAGCGCGGCACCGGCGGCTATGTGCCGTTCGAGCGCATCGACCGGGCGCCGGAGGAGGCCGCGCGCGGCATCACCATCAACCTCGCGCACGTCGAGTACGAGACCGACACCCGCCACTACGCGCATGTCGACATGCCCGGCCACGCGGACTTCATCAAGAACATGATGACCGGCGCCGCCCAGCTCGACGGGGCGATCCTCGTCGTCTCCGCGCTCGACGGCGTGATGCCGCAGACCGCCGAGCATGTGCTGCTGGCCCGTCAGGTCGGTGTCGACCACATCGTGGTGGCCCTCAACAAGGCCGACGCGGGCGACCCCGAACTCACCGACCTCGTCGAACTCGAGGTGCGCGAGCTGCTCACGGCGCACGGCTACCCCGGCGACACCACGCCCGTCGTACGGGTCTCCGGACTGCGGGCGCTGGCCGGCGACCCGCGCTGGACCGGGGCGATCGAGGCGCTGCTGGACGCCGTGGACATCTATGTGCCCACACCCGTGCGCTCCACCGACGCGCCGTTTCTGCTGCCGGTGGAGAACGTGCTGACCATCACCGGACGCGGCACGGTGGTCACCGGCGCCATCGAGCGCGGCACGGTACGGACCGGCGACCGGATCGAGGTGCCCGGCACCGAGGTGGCCACGGTGGTCACCGGGGTGGAGACCTTCGGCAAGCCCATGGAGGTGGCCGAGGCGGGCGACAACGTCGCGCTGCTGCTGCGCGGGGTGGCACGGGACGCGGTGCGCCGCGGCCATGTGGTGGCCGCGCCCGGCAGCGTCGTACCACGGCGGCGCTTCACCGCGCGGGTGTACGTCCTGTCGGCGGCCGAGGGCGGCCGCCGGACACCGGTGTCCACCGGCTACCGTCCGCAGTTCCACCTGCGTACGGCCGATGTGGTCGGCGCGGTAGACATCGGGGACGCCGCGGACGCCGTGGTGGCGCGTCCCGGGGACACCGTCACCATGACGGTCGAGCTCGGCCGCGCCGTACCGCTGGAGCCGGGCCTCGGCTTCGCGATCCGCGAGGGCGGCCGCACGGTGGGCGCGGGCACGGTGGTCACCGTGCTGCCCGACCAGCCGTGA
- a CDS encoding TVP38/TMEM64 family protein, with the protein MLDVAAPPANPAVRRARAVLLSPWSRLALLAALLTGSAIAVWLWQPQRLLVHGWPPQLSGVTAAALFTAAYGVGTAALVPRPLLNLAAGALFGVQTGLVTAVGGTVIGAGIAFGLGRLLGQEALRRLLRGRWLTAADRQLSDHGFRSMLAIRLFPGVPFAAANYCAAVSRMGWLSFLLATGLGSVPNTAAYVVAGSHATTPTSPAFLLALAFIAVPAVAGALVAWRKRGRMRPAWGGQDPAGHETPPKTPPGV; encoded by the coding sequence ATGCTCGATGTCGCCGCCCCGCCCGCGAACCCGGCCGTGCGCCGTGCCCGCGCCGTGCTGCTCTCGCCGTGGTCGCGGCTGGCGTTGCTGGCCGCGCTGCTCACCGGCTCCGCGATCGCGGTCTGGCTGTGGCAGCCGCAGCGGCTGCTGGTCCATGGCTGGCCGCCGCAGCTGTCGGGGGTGACGGCCGCGGCGCTGTTCACGGCCGCGTACGGGGTGGGCACCGCCGCGCTGGTGCCCAGGCCGCTGCTGAATCTGGCGGCCGGTGCGCTCTTCGGCGTCCAGACCGGGCTGGTCACGGCCGTCGGCGGCACCGTGATCGGCGCGGGGATCGCCTTCGGTCTGGGGCGGCTGCTGGGGCAGGAGGCGCTGCGCCGGCTGCTGCGGGGCCGCTGGCTGACGGCGGCGGACCGGCAGCTGAGCGACCACGGGTTCCGGTCCATGCTGGCGATCCGGCTGTTCCCCGGCGTACCGTTCGCCGCCGCCAACTACTGCGCGGCCGTGTCACGGATGGGCTGGCTGTCCTTCCTGCTGGCCACGGGGCTGGGCAGCGTGCCGAACACCGCCGCGTACGTGGTCGCGGGCAGCCACGCCACCACCCCCACCTCACCCGCCTTCCTCCTCGCGCTGGCGTTCATCGCGGTGCCCGCCGTGGCCGGTGCGCTGGTGGCCTGGCGCAAACGCGGCCGGATGCGGCCCGCGTGGGGCGGGCAGGACCCGGCCGGGCACGAGACGCCGCCCAAGACGCCGCCGGGGGTCTGA
- a CDS encoding MFS transporter, producing the protein MTAFGPDGGQGGRGGGTGGTGGTITTDVPARLDRLPWSRWHWMIVIGLGTVWILDGLEATVVGNIASRLSEPGSGLSITDAQVTGVAAALYVAGACTGALVFGWLTDRHGRKKLFLVTLGVYLAATALTAVSFSAWWFFLFRFLTGFGIGGEYSAINSAIDELIPRIYRGRVDLIINGSFWLGAMGGSLLSVLMLNTGVFPLNVGWRLTFAFGVVLGLAILLVRRNVPESPRWMFIHGRAAGAEQLVAEAERRIEARTGRRLPEPDQAITVRTRKSTGFVEIARTLLRTYPRRAFLGLALFIGQAFLYNAITFGFGSILVRFFGVPSGDTGYYFAVIAFGNFLGPLLLGRLFDTVGRRPMISSTYLLSGVLLFLTAWMFGDGRLGATTMTACWCAVLFFASAGASAAYLTVSEVFPMETRALAIAFFYAIGTAAGGISGPLIFSDLTQSGVVADTVLAFSIGASLMVAAGLVAAFLATPAERRSLEDIAEPLSARAATASAPASGPADG; encoded by the coding sequence ATGACCGCGTTCGGGCCCGACGGAGGTCAGGGAGGCCGAGGGGGCGGGACCGGCGGGACCGGCGGGACGATCACCACCGATGTCCCGGCACGGCTGGACCGGCTGCCCTGGTCGCGCTGGCACTGGATGATCGTGATCGGTCTCGGCACCGTATGGATCCTGGACGGTCTCGAGGCCACCGTCGTCGGCAACATCGCCAGCCGCCTCTCCGAGCCCGGCAGCGGTCTGTCCATCACCGACGCGCAGGTCACCGGTGTGGCGGCGGCCCTCTATGTGGCCGGGGCCTGCACCGGGGCGCTGGTCTTCGGCTGGCTCACCGACCGTCACGGCCGCAAGAAACTCTTCCTCGTCACGCTCGGGGTCTATCTGGCCGCCACCGCGCTCACCGCCGTCTCCTTCTCCGCCTGGTGGTTCTTCCTCTTCCGCTTTCTCACCGGCTTCGGCATCGGTGGGGAGTACTCGGCCATCAACTCCGCGATCGACGAGCTGATCCCCAGGATCTACCGGGGCCGCGTCGACCTGATCATCAACGGCAGCTTCTGGCTCGGCGCGATGGGCGGCTCGCTGCTCTCCGTGCTGATGCTGAACACCGGCGTCTTCCCGCTGAACGTCGGCTGGCGGCTCACCTTCGCCTTCGGCGTCGTCCTCGGCCTGGCCATCCTGCTGGTCCGCCGGAACGTCCCCGAGAGCCCGCGCTGGATGTTCATCCACGGCCGGGCGGCGGGCGCCGAGCAGCTGGTCGCGGAGGCCGAACGGCGGATCGAGGCCCGGACCGGGCGGCGCCTCCCCGAGCCGGACCAGGCCATCACCGTCAGAACGCGGAAGAGCACCGGCTTCGTCGAGATCGCCCGGACGCTCTTGCGGACCTATCCCCGGCGCGCGTTCCTGGGGCTGGCCCTCTTCATCGGACAGGCGTTCCTCTACAACGCCATCACCTTCGGGTTCGGCTCGATCCTGGTGAGGTTCTTCGGCGTGCCCAGCGGCGACACCGGCTACTACTTCGCGGTCATCGCGTTCGGCAACTTCCTCGGGCCGCTGCTGCTGGGCCGGCTCTTCGACACCGTCGGCCGCCGCCCGATGATCTCGAGCACGTACCTCCTCTCCGGTGTGCTGCTCTTCCTCACCGCCTGGATGTTCGGCGACGGCCGGCTCGGCGCGACCACGATGACCGCCTGCTGGTGCGCGGTCCTCTTCTTCGCCTCGGCCGGTGCCAGCGCCGCGTATCTGACGGTCAGCGAGGTCTTCCCGATGGAGACGCGCGCCCTGGCCATCGCCTTCTTCTACGCCATCGGCACGGCGGCCGGAGGCATCAGCGGCCCGCTGATCTTCTCGGACCTGACGCAGAGCGGAGTCGTCGCCGACACCGTGCTGGCCTTCTCCATCGGGGCGTCGCTGATGGTCGCCGCCGGACTCGTCGCCGCCTTCCTCGCCACCCCGGCGGAACGGCGCTCGCTCGAGGACATCGCCGAACCGCTGTCCGCCCGCGCCGCGACCGCCTCGGCCCCCGCCTCCGGACCGGCCGACGGCTGA